In Chitinophaga sp. HK235, a single window of DNA contains:
- a CDS encoding CHAT domain-containing protein: MAEVGIYIPLLRRWLLLIAIPLLCSAFQAAPPDSLSLLLRQYRSNNQLAPWIYAQLQWQASPSRKAALLQQVPANAWRAPQTDEEQQAWLDLLINQGYMLLLSGDIVSSTDAYQQAFEWAGKHPAIADESLVLEYILKPLGNNYTRLGDYEQALFIHQKALALATSLQDKTALAGTYSNLANTSASMGNLQQSLRYCQEGFKTASPNSALYGLLLSEEADALSRLHQDNAARRSIQESIRILQQQPATNKEAVHWLFMAYQQAGDIYLSTPVTAETYYRKALLYARQQHLVRKREQAKLYLRLGQLYIQQRQPVTALAWLDSCATILLPGKTPSRLQSADMYGEYTLLDMLFARATAYVQQQQPQAAMQAFHLCFAVENRLRNEYVSAASKEMAISDSRSRYEAAIDAAWHYWQQTKAQPYQQYILEFMEGSKSQLLWEEMQGQSILRNDSTGKRIRRLEQALVFYRKEALQDGGADSLLQTQQQRISWELATLKKKMPAPVSDTLPLPAMLKLLPSQQVVRSYFAGTNALYTIELDAHGIRFTDRQSVSAQWYDSLLYFRQHFFDNGPQAMINAPRDWYNSAYRIYHQLFSQHPLPRNTTCILMPDGILGLLPIEALVTKAEYPAAVSKWPFLVKEATIAYAYSLRTWQAQHHTQANNSGFSGFFIVQQPNGLPDLKGVGEEKERIAPAINNGTWYLNEQATVADFRRALSLSAVVHISTHAFTRQHNIPAPHIALYDAPFYLFELNGLERRPAMVVLSACGTGDGSLVTGEGIRSMAHAFIAAGTPAVVAASWNVQDATTPRLMQNFYAALTTQPDAAIALQQSKINWLENLDETDLHKLPYYWAALHFEGNTLALQEGITAKQRPNWYWLVPVAGMLIGWLIISRKKK, translated from the coding sequence ATGGCTGAAGTTGGCATATATATCCCCCTGTTGAGAAGATGGTTGCTGCTGATAGCAATCCCTCTCCTATGTTCCGCTTTTCAGGCGGCTCCTCCCGACAGCCTGTCCCTTTTACTACGCCAGTACCGCAGCAACAACCAGCTGGCACCCTGGATCTACGCACAACTGCAATGGCAGGCATCTCCTTCCCGTAAAGCAGCCCTGTTGCAACAGGTACCGGCCAACGCATGGCGCGCACCACAAACCGACGAAGAGCAACAGGCATGGCTGGACCTGCTCATCAACCAGGGTTATATGCTGCTATTGAGTGGAGATATTGTATCATCTACCGACGCTTATCAACAGGCATTTGAATGGGCCGGGAAACATCCTGCCATTGCCGATGAAAGTCTGGTGCTCGAATATATCCTCAAACCGCTGGGCAACAACTACACCCGCCTCGGCGATTATGAACAGGCCCTTTTTATTCACCAGAAAGCGCTGGCTCTGGCCACCAGCCTTCAGGACAAAACCGCGCTGGCAGGCACTTACAGCAATCTCGCCAACACCAGCGCCAGTATGGGCAATCTGCAACAGTCGCTCCGCTATTGTCAGGAAGGATTTAAAACCGCCAGCCCTAACAGCGCCCTCTATGGGCTGCTGCTCTCAGAAGAAGCCGATGCCCTCTCCCGCCTGCATCAGGATAATGCCGCCAGACGCAGCATACAGGAAAGCATCCGTATCCTGCAACAACAACCCGCTACCAATAAAGAAGCTGTACACTGGCTGTTTATGGCTTACCAGCAGGCAGGAGATATTTACCTCTCTACTCCCGTCACCGCAGAAACCTATTACCGTAAAGCACTCCTGTATGCCCGGCAGCAACATCTTGTCCGGAAAAGAGAGCAGGCCAAACTATACCTGCGGCTGGGACAACTTTATATTCAGCAGCGGCAACCCGTTACCGCCCTGGCCTGGCTGGACAGCTGCGCCACTATCCTTTTGCCCGGAAAAACACCCTCCCGGTTACAGTCAGCAGACATGTATGGTGAATACACCCTGCTGGACATGCTGTTTGCCCGCGCCACCGCCTATGTACAGCAGCAACAGCCACAGGCTGCCATGCAGGCCTTCCACCTGTGTTTTGCGGTAGAAAACAGGCTACGGAACGAATATGTATCAGCAGCCTCCAAAGAGATGGCGATTTCAGACAGCCGTTCCCGTTACGAGGCAGCTATCGATGCTGCCTGGCATTACTGGCAGCAAACCAAAGCGCAACCGTATCAGCAGTATATCCTGGAGTTTATGGAAGGCAGCAAATCGCAGCTGCTGTGGGAAGAGATGCAGGGACAGAGTATCCTGCGGAATGATAGTACCGGCAAACGTATACGCCGCCTGGAACAGGCGCTGGTGTTTTACCGTAAAGAGGCATTGCAGGATGGCGGTGCCGACAGCCTGTTACAGACACAACAACAACGGATAAGCTGGGAGCTGGCCACCCTGAAAAAGAAAATGCCTGCACCTGTCAGTGATACCTTGCCACTGCCGGCCATGTTAAAACTATTGCCTTCTCAACAGGTGGTGCGCAGCTACTTTGCCGGTACCAATGCCCTCTATACCATAGAGCTGGATGCCCATGGCATCCGCTTTACAGACCGGCAATCGGTATCTGCACAGTGGTATGACAGCCTCCTGTATTTCCGGCAACACTTTTTTGACAACGGCCCACAGGCCATGATCAACGCCCCCCGTGACTGGTACAACAGTGCCTACCGTATCTATCATCAGCTGTTCAGTCAACATCCGCTACCCCGTAACACTACCTGTATCCTCATGCCCGACGGGATACTGGGTCTGCTTCCCATAGAGGCACTGGTGACCAAAGCAGAATATCCCGCCGCTGTCAGCAAGTGGCCTTTCCTGGTAAAGGAAGCCACTATCGCCTACGCCTACTCGTTGCGTACCTGGCAGGCACAACACCACACCCAGGCCAACAACAGCGGATTCAGTGGTTTCTTCATCGTACAGCAGCCCAACGGGCTGCCCGACCTTAAAGGCGTGGGAGAAGAGAAAGAACGGATTGCACCGGCGATCAACAACGGCACCTGGTATCTCAACGAACAGGCTACCGTGGCCGATTTCCGGCGTGCGCTGTCGCTCTCGGCCGTCGTACATATCAGTACCCATGCCTTTACCCGGCAACATAATATCCCTGCTCCGCATATCGCCCTGTATGATGCGCCCTTTTACCTCTTTGAGCTTAACGGTCTGGAGCGCCGCCCGGCCATGGTTGTACTGAGTGCCTGTGGCACCGGCGATGGCAGCCTGGTGACAGGTGAAGGTATCCGCAGTATGGCACATGCCTTTATCGCTGCCGGCACACCTGCCGTAGTGGCCGCCTCATGGAATGTACAGGATGCCACCACTCCCCGCCTGATGCAGAACTTCTACGCCGCCCTCACCACACAGCCCGACGCCGCCATCGCCCTGCAACAGTCCAAAATCAACTGGCTGGAGAATCTCGACGAAACAGACCTGCACAAACTACCCTATTACTGGGCAGCACTCCACTTCGAAGGCAATACCCTGGCCCTTCAGGAAGGTATCACAGCAAAACAGCGCCCCAACTGGTATTGGCTGGTGCCCGTAGCGGGCATGTTGATAGGATGGCTGATCATCTCCCGTAAAAAAAAATAA